In the genome of Pseudopipra pipra isolate bDixPip1 chromosome 4, bDixPip1.hap1, whole genome shotgun sequence, one region contains:
- the HPGDS gene encoding hematopoietic prostaglandin D synthase — MPQYKLTYFNLRGRAEISRYLFAYSGKKYEDHRIEAADWPKIKPTIPFGKLPILEVDGVIIHQSLAMARYLARESGLAGQTPVEQALADAIVDTIDDFMTLFPWAEKNQDVRKKAFDDILTNKAPELLKDLDTFLGDKNWLVGNSVTWADFYWDVCSTTLLTCKPDLADKYPRLLALKERVQALPAIAAWIQKRPKTVM, encoded by the exons ATGCCGCAGTATAAGCTGACTTACTTCAACCTGCGAGGGCGAGCAGAAATCAGCCGCTACCTGTTTGCCTACTCGGGCAAGAAGTATGAAGACCACAGAATAGAAGCAGCAGACTGGCCCAAAATCAAACCAA CTATCCCGTTTGGCAAACTCCCTATTCTGGAAGTAGATGGAGTTATCATTCACCAGAGCCTGGCAATGGCAAGATACCTTGCCAGAGAATCAG GTCTGGCAGGTCAGACGCCTGTGGAACAGGCACTAGCTGATGCCATTGTGGACACCATAGATGACTTCATGACACTGTTCCCTTGGGCAGAGAAAAACCAGGACGTGAGA aaaaaagcatttgatgACATCCTCACCAACAAAGCACCTGAGTTACTGAAAGACTTGGATACATTCTTAGGGGATAAAAACTGGCTGGTAGGGAATTCT GTAACATGGGCCGATTTCTACTGGGATGTGTGCAGTACAACACTTCTGACCTGTAAACCTGACCTGGCAGACAAATACCCCAGGCTTTTGGCTCTCAAAGAGAGAGTGCAAGCACTTCCAGCTATTGCAGCCTGGATCCAGAAAAGACCGAAGACTGTAATGTAG